In the Vanessa cardui chromosome 10, ilVanCard2.1, whole genome shotgun sequence genome, one interval contains:
- the LOC124532867 gene encoding collagenase-like yields MAGVYALGLLLILGLAQANPALRENEPAYVSDIKASNTRIVGGWEAVLGQIPHQVSVRMVSSAGAVSSCGGSIIHNNWVITAAHCLANRISFVIRFGVVELIRPTYILEEHSSNGFIHPDYNVNSNTVQRDDIALVKLSRSIPYGPNVQPIRMQSSEQKDVDYTDVVLTVSGFGLTNDAWNGGAASQVLLWTLNRGISNAECRRWFLSIHPQTVCAQYYNNTIQSACSGDSGGPLTMVDEDGKLTMIGIVSFGSSVGCSSIFPTAYVRPGYYQDWMYEVTGIDFDWTSSPKPDPEPEPEPEPEPEPEPQPEPEPEPETESEPEESLYY; encoded by the exons ATGGCGGGCGTATACGCTTTGGGGCTACTGCTCATCCTAGGACTGGCGCag GCAAATCCGGCTTTGAGAGAAAATGAGCCAGCCTACGTTTCAGATATCAAAGCCTCCA ATACTCGCATCGTTGGAGGATGGGAGGCGGTATTAGGCCAGATTCCTCACCAGGTCAGCGTCCGTATGGTATCGTCGGCCGGTGCAGTCTCCTCGTGTGGAGGATCCATCATTCATAACAACTGGGTCATCACTGCTGCTCACTGTCTTGCTAA CCGTATATCATTCGTTATACGTTTTGGAGTCGTAGAACTCATACGCCCAACGTACATCCTTGAAGAACATTCGAGCAATGGTTTCATTCACCCTGATTACAACGTCAATAGCAACACCGTGCAGAGAGACGACATCGCTCTGGTGAAATTGAGTCGAAGCATTCCTTACGGAC CCAATGTTCAGCCGATCCGTATGCAAAGCTCTGAACAGAAAGACGTTGATTATACCGACGTTGTCCTCACCGTGAGCGGCTTCGGTCTCACCAATGACGCTTGGaatg GTGGTGCCGCTTCCCAAGTTCTCCTGTGGACATTAAACCGTGGTATTAGTAACGCGGAATGCCGACGCTGGTTCCTCTCCATCCACCCGCAAACTGTTTGCGCACAGTACTACAACAACACAATCCAATCGGCGTGCTCG GGAGACAGCGGCGGTCCGCTGACGATGGTAGATGAGGACGGTAAACTCACCATGATTGGTATTGTGAGCTTTGGTTCTAGTGTCGGCTGTAGCAGCATATTCCCCACag CTTACGTCCGTCCCGGATACTACCAGGATTGGATGTATGAAGTTACTGGTATTGACTTCGACTGGACTAGTTCTCCTAAGCCTGACCCTGAGCCTGAACCTGAGCCTGAACCGGAACCTGAACCAGAACCTCAACCAGAACCGGAACCAGAACCGGAAACGGAATCAGAACCAGAGGAGTCTTTATACTACTga